In the genome of Populus nigra chromosome 9, ddPopNigr1.1, whole genome shotgun sequence, one region contains:
- the LOC133703786 gene encoding PAP-specific phosphatase HAL2-like: MPLNCSSLATKVPHTLGGLKTTDTATTIHVGGGGFFNLFNKTHQNNSLYIASLSLNKSNSSQRYCLSSSSSFVMEDTKDVGFSTLEPGKYSKELDIAVRAVQMACFLCQKVQESLISKTTSQVQAKDDNSPVTIADWSVQATVSWILSETLGSRNVAIIAEEDVQTLSKADSAGLLEAVVQTVNDCLAEAPRFGLKAPGTSLGCSEVLEAISRCDSTGGPNGRFWALDPVDGTLGFVRGDQYAVALALIEDGEVVLGVLGCPNYPMRKEWLSYHHRYHRIISKLTPPTSESWDKGCVIYTRRGSGEAWMQPLIQGHKKLVWPNSATPVKVSTIENPALATFCEPVEKANSSHSFTAGLAHSVGLRKQPLRVYSMVKYAAIARGDAEIFMKFARAGYKEKIWDHAAGVIIIQEAGGVVTDAGGRPLDFSKGMYLEGLDRGIIACAGAKLHEKIIRAVDASWNSSSL, translated from the exons ATGCCTTTAAATTGCTCAAGCTTGGCTACCAAAGTCCCACATACCTTGGGAGGACTAAAAACTACTGATACTGCAACAACAATACATGTAGGAGGAGGaggtttttttaacttgtttaataaaacccatcaaaacaattctctGTACATTGCTTCCCTTTCTTTAAACAAGAGCAACAGCAGCCAAAGATActgtctttcttcttcttcttcttttgtaatGGAGGACACTAAAGACGTGGGCTTTTCTACTCTAGAACCTGGAAAGTATTCAAAAGAATTGGATATTGCTGTAAGGGCTGTGCAGATGGCTTGTTTTCTTTGTCAGAAAGTGCAGGAAAGTTTGATTTCTAAAACTACTAGTCAGGTACAAGCAAAGGATGACAATTCTCCAGTTACTATTGCAG ATTGGAGCGTCCAAGCTACTGTCAGCTGGATACTGTCTGAGACCTTAGGGAGTAGGAATGTGGCGATTATTGCCGAGGAAGATGTTCAGACTCTCTCAAAAGCTGATTCAGCTGGCCTATTAGAAGCTGTAGTTCAGACTGTGAATGATTGTCTAGCTGAAGCACCTCGTTTTGGTCTTAAAGCTCCAGGAACATCCCTTGGCTGTTCAGAGGTTCTTGAAGCAATCAGTCGTTGCGACTCAACAGGGGGCCCTAATGGAAGGTTTTGGGCACTTGACCCTGTTGATGGTACATTGGGATTTGTTCGTGGAGATCAATATGCTGTTGCTTTAGCTTTGATAGAGGATGGCGAAGTTGTTCTTGGAGTTCTCGGTTGCCCCAACTACCCAATGAGGAAAGAATGGCTCAGTTATCACCATCGCTATCATAGAATTATTTCTAAGTTGACCCCACCAACATCAGAATCTTGGGATAAAGGCTGTGTGATTTATACAAGAAGAGGCAGTGGTGAAGCCTGGATGCAACCTCTAATACAAGGACATAAGAAGCTAGTGTGGCCAAACTCTGCAACGCCAGTCAAAGTATCCACCATTGAAAATCCAGCACTGGCAACCTTCTGTGAACCAGTTGAGAAGGCAAATTCAAGCCACTCCTTCACAGCAGGACTAGCTCACAGCGTTGGGCTTAG GAAACAACCATTGCGAGTGTACAGTATGGTGAAATATGCCGCGATAGCTCGTGGAGATGCTGAGATTTTCATGAAGTTCGCCAGGGCTGGCTACAAGGAGAAGATTTGGGATCATGCAGCCGGTGTTATTATCATTCAAGAGGCCGGTGGTGTGGTTACTGATGCTGGAGGACGTCCACTGGACTTCTCAAAAGGTATGTACTTGGAAGGTCTTGATCGGGGAATAATTGCTTGTGCTGGAGCCAAATTACATGAAAAGATTATTAGGGCTGTGGATGCTAGCTGGAACTCCTCTAGTTTGTAA
- the LOC133703320 gene encoding uncharacterized protein LOC133703320 produces MKTLTIFFLLALLLVSCSLSTETRPDPKTSTKGKPINQNNKASGNDGGVFGSGSGFGIPGFDYGWGNVGGGYGGGFGGPKGGSSKGGVIKPSVVCKEKGPCYKKKLTCPAKCFTSYSRSGKGYGGGGGGGGCTIDCKKKCVAYC; encoded by the coding sequence ATGAAAACCTTAacaatcttctttcttttggcTCTTTTGCTTGTTTCATGTTCACTATCCACAGAAACCCGACCCGACCCAAAAACGTCCACAAAAGGAAAACCCATCAACCAGAACAACAAAGCTAGCGGGAATGACGGTGGGGTCTTTGGATCCGGATCCGGGTTCGGTATACCCGGGTTTGATTATGGTTGGGGTAACGTTGGCGGTGGGTATGGAGGCGGGTTTGGTGGTCCAAAGGGAGGGAGCTCTAAAGGTGGCGTTATAAAGCCCAGCGTGGTGTGCAAAGAGAAAGGACCGTGTTATAAGAAGAAGCTGACATGTCCTGCCAAGTGTTTCACCTCCTATAGCCGGTCAGGGAAGGGttatggaggaggaggaggaggtggtgggtGCACCATAGACTGTAAGAAGAAGTGTGTTGCTTATTGCTAA
- the LOC133702545 gene encoding secretory carrier-associated membrane protein 3 produces the protein MAGRYDPNPFDEEEVNPFSDPAVRSKASGQSKYGGRAFNTASAPPASNSRLSPLPPEPADFYNYGNTVDIPIDAPADLRKKEKELQAKEAELRRREQEVKRREDAAARAGIVLEEKNWPPFFPIIHHDIANEIPVHLQKIQYVAFTTFLGMAFCLFWNVISVTTLWIKGGGVNIWFLSVIYFIAGVPGAYVLWYRPLYRAFRTESAMRFGWFFLFYALHIGFCIFAAVAPPIVFKGKSLTGILAAVDVVGGNALAGIFYFIGFGCFCLESLLSIWVIQQVGMYFRGSGKAAEMKREAARGALRAAI, from the exons ATGGCTGGTCGGTACGATCCTAACCcttttgatgaagaagaagttaaCCCTTTCTCT gaCCCAGCTGTGAGATCGAAAGCATCAGGGCAATCGAAGTATGGTGGGCGTGCATTTAACACAGCA AGTGCTCCTCCTGCATCAAACTCGAGGCTTTCACCACTTCCTCCTGAACCTGCTGACTTTTACAATTACGGCAATACAGTTGACATTCCTATTGATGCACCTGCG GACTTaaggaagaaagagaaggaactTCAAGCTAAGGAGGCTGAACTGAGAAGGCGGGAGCAG GAGGTGAAGAGGAGAGAAGATGCAGCTGCTAGAG CTGGAATTGTCCTGGAAGAGAAAAATTGGCCACCATTTTTCCCAATTATCCATCATGATATTGCAAATGAAATACCAGTTCATCTACAGAAAATTCAATATGTTGCGTTTACAACATTTCTAG GAATGGCTTTTTGTCTTTTCTGGAATGTCATATCTGTTACAACATTATGGATTAAAGGAGGAG GGGTAAACATCTGGTTTCTTTCTGTTATCTACTTCATAGCAGGAGTTCCTGGAGCTTATGTTCTGTGGTATCGTCCACTCTATCGTGCATTTAG GACTGAGAGTGCTATGAGGTTCGGatggtttttcttgttttatgcg CTTCACATTGGCTTCTGCATCTTTGCTGCTGTTGCTCCACCTATAGTTTTCAAGGGAAAGTCTCTCAC TGGTATCCTGGCTGCAGTCGATGTTGTCGGTGGAAATGCTTTAGCTGGG ATTTTCTACTTCATCGGATTCGGTTGTTTCTGTCTTGAATCACTGCTGAGCATCTGGGTTATTCAG CAAGTAGGCATGTACTTCCGTGGAAGTGGTAAAGCTGCCGAGATGAAGCGGGAAGCTGCAAGAGGAGCATTGAGGGCAGCAATTTGA